Proteins from one Syntrophorhabdaceae bacterium genomic window:
- a CDS encoding outer membrane beta-barrel protein: MGKKLGLALLVLFFLVLISQVVYAQQPAPKQDKDSSGQVHQSYLVLKAGIFYPQGDVDNLDTGFSGEFAYGYRFHENWAFEIGSGYFGADGRQDGVLGGLAASEKDEMYAIPLTVAIKGILPLDDQFEIYGLAGGGGYYVHAESTL; this comes from the coding sequence ATGGGTAAAAAGCTTGGTTTGGCGCTTCTAGTCTTGTTCTTTCTCGTCTTAATTTCACAAGTAGTCTATGCTCAGCAACCCGCTCCAAAGCAGGATAAGGATTCATCAGGACAAGTTCACCAGAGCTATCTGGTGCTAAAAGCCGGCATCTTCTATCCCCAGGGCGATGTCGATAACCTGGACACCGGTTTCAGCGGAGAATTTGCTTATGGATACCGCTTTCATGAAAATTGGGCCTTCGAAATCGGCAGCGGCTATTTTGGGGCCGACGGAAGACAGGACGGAGTTCTTGGTGGGCTTGCAGCCTCAGAGAAGGACGAGATGTATGCTATACCGCTGACTGTGGCCATCAAAGGAATCCTGCCCCTTGATGATCAGTTTGAGATATATGGCCTCGCAGGCGGAGGCGGCTATTACGTCCACGCGGAAAGCACGTTG
- a CDS encoding MBL fold metallo-hydrolase has translation MIEEILRNLYRIEIPLPDSLLKSVNSYVIKDNDRDLVVDTGMHNEASLNAMRAAHKKLDVDLGRSDFFITHFHIDHFGLVPRLAQNETVVYMNELERESIEKIRSGAFTVEIKDFLCLSGFPEKDPARILRRDVEREIEMKTPLRFSFVRDAEMIERGGYRFACVVTPGHSRGHTCLYDGEQKILISGDHLLGDITPGIHGRVDGQNPLKQYLESLGRLHTLNVDIVLPGHRNPFRGFRKRIEEIQTHHRQRNQEVLAILQERSGNAYEIASHMTWNTDCDSWECLPLMQSFFATGEAFAHLRYLEEEGRVKRRVQGKIILFSLDEPYGRKKDNA, from the coding sequence ATGATCGAGGAAATTCTACGTAATCTATATAGGATCGAAATCCCCCTGCCAGACAGTCTCCTAAAATCCGTCAATTCCTACGTGATTAAGGATAATGATCGGGATCTGGTCGTGGATACCGGCATGCACAACGAGGCATCTCTCAACGCAATGCGGGCGGCCCACAAAAAACTTGACGTGGATCTCGGGAGATCAGATTTCTTTATTACTCACTTTCATATAGACCATTTCGGGCTCGTCCCTCGCCTGGCTCAAAATGAAACGGTTGTCTACATGAATGAATTAGAGAGGGAGAGTATTGAGAAGATACGATCTGGCGCCTTCACTGTGGAAATCAAGGATTTTCTGTGCCTGAGTGGTTTTCCTGAAAAGGACCCTGCAAGGATTCTGCGACGCGATGTGGAGCGCGAAATAGAGATGAAGACGCCTCTGCGATTTAGCTTTGTGCGAGACGCTGAAATGATCGAAAGGGGGGGGTATCGATTTGCCTGTGTAGTCACGCCGGGCCATAGCAGGGGCCATACGTGTCTATACGATGGAGAGCAGAAGATCCTTATCTCAGGAGATCATCTCCTGGGAGACATCACGCCGGGCATTCACGGAAGGGTGGACGGACAGAACCCGCTGAAGCAGTATTTGGAGAGCTTAGGCAGGCTTCACACCCTCAACGTTGACATTGTCCTGCCCGGCCACCGAAACCCCTTCAGAGGGTTTAGGAAGAGGATCGAAGAGATACAAACCCATCATCGGCAGAGAAATCAGGAAGTGCTTGCAATATTGCAGGAAAGAAGCGGGAATGCCTATGAAATAGCATCGCACATGACCTGGAATACAGATTGTGACTCCTGGGAGTGCCTTCCTCTGATGCAATCCTTTTTCGCGACCGGAGAGGCCTTCGCCCACCTGAGATATCTGGAAGAAGAAGGTCGGGTAAAGAGGAGAGTTCAAGGAAAGATCATTCTATTTTCGCTGGATGAACCATATGGGCGTAAAAAGGATAACGCCTGA
- a CDS encoding TetR/AcrR family transcriptional regulator gives MKTKSSLSMKDRIIDESIRLFLKTGFKGTSIQHITDTVGITKGAFYWYFKSKDELLETIIEKYDRDNLERLYAHMKTMEGTFLTKFKEYHKFINEYARDHGEFCVLFVTLAAEMAGGKTTAERKIKSVYKKYHTFISSLLTAGKKEGLFDQTFDVSLNAHIIIAIHNGILLQWYMNRSEMPGPMLARTYRNIILYGIVMK, from the coding sequence GTGAAGACAAAATCATCGCTCAGTATGAAAGACCGTATCATCGATGAAAGCATCAGATTGTTTCTCAAGACAGGCTTTAAGGGGACGTCAATCCAGCATATCACCGATACGGTGGGTATCACCAAAGGGGCCTTCTACTGGTACTTCAAGAGTAAGGACGAGTTGCTGGAGACGATCATAGAGAAATATGACCGTGACAATCTCGAAAGGCTCTATGCCCACATGAAAACCATGGAAGGTACCTTCCTCACCAAGTTCAAGGAATACCACAAGTTCATTAACGAGTATGCCCGGGACCATGGGGAGTTCTGTGTACTCTTTGTCACTCTTGCTGCGGAGATGGCAGGGGGTAAGACGACAGCGGAACGGAAGATCAAATCTGTGTACAAGAAATATCACACCTTCATATCCTCGCTGCTTACGGCCGGTAAGAAAGAGGGGTTATTTGACCAGACCTTCGACGTATCACTGAATGCCCATATCATCATCGCCATCCACAACGGCATACTCCTCCAGTGGTACATGAACCGCAGCGAGATGCCCGGACCTATGCTCGCGAGGACCTATCGGAATATCATTCTCTATGGAATAGTGATGAAGTAG
- a CDS encoding (Fe-S)-binding protein translates to MNPSATRTLTCIQCGKCTGSCPEAGRTPFNIRVIIRKKQFQKALEESLPWYCTSCGACTLRCPRDVKPSEVIIEARSQFVEDGEIPTSIQKALENTSVQKNPWGRSRAKRGAWLDKMEIEIPRVSETASKVLLFACCIQAYDPRCMVIPQNVARILKKGGLEFGVLGEEEACCGNEIRRLGESGLFEELQEENIAAFQEYGVKEIITLSPHCMNALKREYGNSDIKVHHYSEVVAKMIQEGALIPSVPYDKKVIYHDPCFLGKQNGVFDEPRNILKAIEGLELVEFARSRETSLCCEGGGGRMFYETENSSQRNSEVRVLEAIEKGAEVIATSCPFCVMTLEDPATEKGQTVKELSEILMEVL, encoded by the coding sequence ATGAATCCAAGTGCAACGAGAACGCTCACATGCATCCAGTGCGGAAAATGTACGGGCAGTTGCCCTGAAGCCGGAAGAACGCCCTTCAATATACGCGTTATCATACGGAAAAAGCAGTTTCAGAAGGCACTGGAGGAGTCGCTACCCTGGTATTGCACATCCTGCGGTGCGTGTACGTTGAGGTGTCCGCGCGACGTAAAACCGTCAGAGGTGATTATTGAGGCGCGGTCTCAATTTGTGGAAGACGGGGAGATACCTACTTCGATTCAAAAGGCCCTTGAAAATACCTCCGTGCAAAAAAACCCCTGGGGGCGCTCCAGGGCGAAAAGAGGCGCCTGGCTCGATAAAATGGAAATTGAAATTCCCCGTGTGAGCGAAACAGCATCGAAGGTGCTTCTGTTTGCATGTTGTATTCAGGCATACGATCCCCGATGTATGGTGATACCTCAGAATGTGGCAAGGATACTCAAGAAAGGTGGTCTCGAGTTCGGGGTTCTCGGCGAAGAAGAGGCCTGTTGCGGCAACGAGATACGAAGGCTCGGCGAGTCGGGTCTGTTCGAAGAGCTTCAGGAAGAGAATATAGCGGCCTTTCAAGAATATGGCGTCAAAGAGATCATCACCCTTTCCCCTCACTGTATGAATGCGCTGAAAAGAGAATATGGAAATTCGGACATCAAAGTCCACCACTACAGCGAGGTGGTGGCGAAGATGATACAGGAGGGTGCGCTCATCCCGAGTGTGCCTTATGACAAGAAGGTCATCTACCACGACCCCTGCTTTTTGGGCAAGCAAAATGGCGTCTTCGATGAACCGAGGAACATATTGAAAGCTATAGAAGGCCTTGAGCTTGTCGAATTTGCAAGGTCGAGAGAGACGTCTCTCTGCTGCGAGGGCGGGGGCGGCAGGATGTTCTACGAAACGGAGAACTCCTCTCAGAGGAACAGCGAAGTCCGGGTTCTCGAAGCCATTGAAAAAGGCGCTGAGGTTATAGCCACGAGTTGCCCCTTCTGCGTCATGACCCTCGAAGACCCTGCAACGGAGAAGGGACAAACAGTCAAAGAACTGTCAGAAATCCTTATGGAGGTATTATGA
- a CDS encoding electron transfer flavoprotein subunit beta/FixA family protein: MNLLVFTKRVPAAQEEELRIVDDGMRVELSKVPFKVNDWDNYAVEEAVRIAERSGGSVTAVSMGDSESDEVLRRAIAMGAQEGYLIETGETIHDPNARATLIYNFLKKEGLTYDAIFTGVQSEDDQFAAVGGLLAAKLGLPYSSMVIGIDEFEKEHVTARRELEGGLQERVKIKLPCVLSIQSGINEPRYVSIMGVRKASKVERKVFKAASYSENVNNRIEIERWVYPPKKGGATILAGELDTVCKELLGILKEKGVYQ; the protein is encoded by the coding sequence ATGAACCTTCTGGTATTTACAAAAAGGGTGCCGGCCGCGCAGGAAGAAGAGCTGCGCATAGTAGACGACGGAATGAGGGTCGAGCTTTCGAAAGTGCCTTTCAAAGTCAACGACTGGGACAATTATGCCGTTGAAGAGGCGGTACGGATCGCGGAAAGGTCGGGCGGGAGCGTAACGGCGGTTTCCATGGGCGATAGCGAATCCGACGAGGTGTTAAGAAGGGCAATCGCAATGGGCGCGCAAGAGGGATATCTCATCGAGACCGGAGAAACTATTCATGATCCGAATGCCAGGGCCACATTGATATATAATTTTCTGAAAAAAGAAGGACTAACGTACGACGCCATCTTTACCGGGGTGCAATCGGAAGACGACCAGTTCGCCGCGGTAGGAGGGCTTCTTGCGGCAAAACTGGGCCTGCCCTATTCGTCGATGGTGATCGGCATCGACGAATTTGAAAAGGAGCATGTGACTGCCCGTAGAGAACTCGAGGGGGGTCTTCAGGAGAGGGTGAAAATCAAGCTGCCCTGCGTTCTTTCCATACAGAGCGGTATCAATGAGCCCCGATATGTTTCGATTATGGGCGTGCGAAAGGCGTCCAAGGTGGAGCGCAAAGTTTTCAAGGCAGCCTCGTATTCTGAGAATGTGAACAACCGCATTGAAATCGAGCGGTGGGTTTATCCGCCGAAAAAAGGTGGGGCTACGATCCTTGCCGGTGAGCTCGATACGGTCTGCAAAGAACTTCTCGGAATTCTGAAGGAAAAGGGGGTCTACCAATGA
- a CDS encoding electron transfer flavoprotein subunit alpha/FixB family protein, giving the protein MSYALIVAETRRGVFEERNLDAVGFSHLLGKDGVLLIPEGAYTINEKLVSAIIKANTEETAFLNPLTMVKIIEKVIQTRGKPEVIIFTSSSTGGEQAAYTAGYFDLPLITDVSGFDRERSIFYKSYYSDKIFGEFRAVGQGPYVLTVRSGSFKEHVVEKETFAVKETISGFAVNDGRDFMEYVEEEKGEIDITKADFLLSVGRGIGSKDEIPEYEGLALLLRAVLSGSRPVIDKMWLPKPRQVGTSGKTVKPKVYLAMGISGAFQHIAGMKDSECIIAVNKDPEAPIFQYAHFGIIGDIHKVRDKLRDIINGP; this is encoded by the coding sequence ATGAGCTATGCATTGATTGTGGCAGAGACGCGGCGCGGGGTCTTCGAGGAGAGGAATCTGGACGCGGTAGGATTCTCTCATCTTCTTGGAAAGGACGGGGTTCTCCTTATTCCCGAAGGCGCCTACACGATAAATGAGAAGCTCGTGAGCGCGATCATCAAGGCAAACACGGAGGAGACGGCATTTCTCAATCCGCTCACCATGGTGAAGATTATTGAAAAGGTAATTCAGACGCGAGGGAAGCCGGAGGTGATTATCTTCACCTCATCCTCGACAGGCGGCGAGCAGGCGGCCTACACGGCGGGATATTTCGATCTGCCACTCATTACCGATGTGAGCGGCTTCGACCGGGAGAGATCGATCTTTTATAAAAGCTACTATTCGGACAAGATATTCGGAGAATTCCGTGCGGTCGGCCAGGGACCATATGTGCTGACGGTACGAAGCGGAAGTTTTAAGGAACACGTGGTTGAAAAGGAGACGTTTGCCGTAAAGGAGACCATAAGCGGTTTTGCGGTAAATGACGGGCGGGACTTCATGGAATACGTGGAGGAAGAAAAGGGCGAGATCGACATTACCAAGGCCGACTTTCTTCTGTCCGTGGGCCGAGGGATTGGCAGCAAAGACGAGATCCCGGAATATGAAGGCCTGGCTCTACTTTTGCGGGCGGTGCTTTCAGGATCGAGACCCGTTATCGACAAAATGTGGCTCCCCAAACCGAGGCAGGTGGGGACGTCCGGCAAAACCGTGAAACCCAAGGTATACCTGGCAATGGGTATAAGCGGGGCCTTTCAGCATATAGCAGGCATGAAGGATTCCGAATGCATCATCGCGGTGAATAAGGACCCTGAGGCCCCCATCTTTCAGTACGCCCATTTCGGCATCATCGGAGATATCCATAAGGTTCGGGACAAATTGAGGGATATTATCAACGGACCATGA
- a CDS encoding FAD-dependent oxidoreductase, translating to MKDQEAKERHVLVIGGGIGGITAALELAACGVKVTMLEEGPSIGGRMIQLDKTFPTLDCSTCTLSPKMVEVALEKKIELLSWAKPVGIKKDGKGFTVTILQKTRYVDIAKCNACGSCSPGCPVVMKSEFDMGTGPRKAIYIPFPQAIPNKASIDKREERPCKAACVDACPVHTNVLGYLKHISEGRFQDAYMLIRETNPFPSVCGRVCYAPCEGVCNRGQLDDPLAIRDLKRFAVDSFDLNSLEGPQVTKTGKKVAIMGAGPAGLACAHDCAIEGHDVVVYEALPEPGGMLRYAIPEYRLPKDELRKEINYIERLGVTIKCNVEVGKDITLDTLRNDYDAIFIGTGAPKGLSLGVEGEGSKGVMDGIQFLRAVNSKEAIKVGASTAIIGGGNTAIDCARTAKRLGSEKVSLIYRRTRDEMPAASEEIDALLHEGISIEFLTTPVKFHADSGTVSSMECIRMALGESDASGRRSPIPIKDSEFTLPVDTVITALSQAVETSFTSGVGVTLGKNKTIGIDEATGATNIEGVFAGGDVVTGPAYVIDAIAAGRKAARAISKYLKGEGIVADDMVKKPEKLSDEEASNLAAKTVRAQRIRMPEEPINKRITDFSEVALGYTSEQAMLEASRCLAGKIEGCIQCGECERRCEVKAIDHTMKDEIIDIRVDSIVLAPGFDLYDPTEKKELGYGTLPGVLSGIEFERICSVTGPTGGDILLAGRTPKRFYFIQCVGSRDRQSGTRYCSRVCCMYTAKHASITKERIPDAQIYISYIDVRAYGKNYEEFYKSTQESGVIYIRGIPGEISKTDEGLLVRVEDMLSGEMREIEVDLVVLATGVRPRKQTEELCRIMSVERDEYGFIKTDSVTPSKTNVEGIFTCGMASGPKDVPDTVASGGEAASRCMEYITKSEQLIVNSER from the coding sequence ATGAAAGACCAGGAAGCAAAGGAAAGACATGTCCTTGTCATCGGTGGGGGTATCGGAGGAATAACGGCCGCTCTCGAGCTCGCGGCCTGCGGCGTTAAGGTGACGATGCTTGAAGAAGGCCCCTCTATAGGAGGCCGAATGATACAGCTCGATAAGACATTCCCCACGCTCGATTGTTCCACATGTACACTGTCGCCCAAAATGGTCGAAGTTGCCCTTGAGAAGAAGATAGAACTTCTCTCGTGGGCAAAGCCCGTGGGAATCAAGAAAGATGGAAAAGGGTTTACGGTTACCATCTTACAGAAAACACGCTATGTGGATATTGCGAAATGTAATGCCTGCGGCAGTTGTTCCCCGGGGTGTCCTGTGGTGATGAAGAGCGAATTCGATATGGGAACAGGCCCGAGAAAAGCTATTTATATACCCTTTCCTCAAGCCATACCTAATAAGGCAAGTATCGACAAACGCGAAGAGAGGCCCTGCAAGGCTGCGTGCGTCGATGCCTGTCCGGTTCATACGAACGTTTTAGGCTATCTGAAACATATTAGTGAAGGCAGGTTTCAGGACGCGTACATGCTCATCAGGGAGACAAATCCTTTTCCGTCGGTATGCGGCCGTGTCTGCTACGCCCCCTGTGAGGGAGTCTGCAACAGAGGCCAGCTTGATGATCCTCTGGCAATCAGAGACCTGAAGCGTTTTGCCGTCGACTCCTTTGATCTCAATTCCCTTGAAGGGCCGCAGGTGACAAAGACCGGCAAGAAAGTGGCCATCATGGGGGCCGGGCCGGCCGGGCTTGCATGCGCCCATGATTGCGCCATTGAGGGACATGATGTCGTTGTTTACGAAGCTCTTCCTGAGCCCGGTGGAATGCTTCGCTACGCCATTCCCGAATACAGGCTGCCTAAGGACGAATTAAGAAAAGAGATAAACTATATCGAAAGACTTGGGGTTACCATCAAATGCAATGTTGAAGTCGGAAAAGATATAACCCTCGATACATTGAGAAACGACTACGATGCCATCTTCATCGGCACGGGCGCACCGAAAGGCCTGAGCCTTGGAGTGGAAGGAGAAGGTTCCAAAGGCGTGATGGACGGAATTCAATTCCTCCGCGCCGTGAACAGCAAGGAGGCGATTAAAGTTGGAGCGAGCACGGCCATTATAGGCGGAGGTAATACGGCCATTGACTGTGCGAGGACGGCAAAGCGGCTTGGAAGCGAGAAGGTGAGTCTCATCTACCGAAGGACTCGTGACGAAATGCCTGCTGCAAGCGAGGAGATAGATGCGCTTTTACACGAAGGGATATCAATAGAGTTCCTGACGACTCCTGTCAAGTTTCATGCCGATTCGGGCACGGTGTCAAGTATGGAATGCATACGCATGGCATTGGGCGAATCCGACGCAAGCGGCCGGAGGAGTCCAATACCGATCAAGGATTCCGAGTTTACTTTGCCCGTTGATACGGTCATTACTGCCCTCAGCCAGGCTGTTGAGACCTCCTTTACGAGCGGTGTGGGCGTCACATTAGGAAAAAACAAAACCATAGGAATAGATGAGGCAACAGGGGCCACCAATATAGAAGGTGTATTTGCCGGTGGAGACGTTGTAACCGGGCCTGCCTACGTAATTGATGCTATCGCTGCAGGGCGGAAGGCTGCCCGCGCTATTAGTAAATATCTTAAAGGTGAAGGTATCGTCGCCGACGACATGGTGAAAAAGCCGGAGAAACTTTCCGATGAAGAGGCGTCTAACCTCGCAGCAAAGACAGTTCGTGCACAGCGTATACGTATGCCCGAGGAGCCGATTAATAAGAGGATCACTGATTTTTCTGAGGTAGCGCTCGGATATACTTCCGAGCAGGCGATGCTTGAGGCGTCACGATGCCTTGCCGGAAAAATCGAGGGATGCATTCAATGCGGAGAGTGCGAGAGAAGATGCGAAGTGAAAGCCATTGATCATACCATGAAGGACGAAATTATAGATATCCGTGTTGACAGTATCGTTCTCGCCCCGGGTTTTGATCTTTACGACCCAACGGAGAAAAAGGAACTGGGCTACGGAACACTCCCGGGTGTCCTGTCGGGCATAGAATTCGAACGTATCTGTTCGGTAACGGGACCCACGGGCGGCGATATTCTTCTCGCCGGAAGAACCCCGAAACGATTCTATTTTATCCAATGTGTCGGCTCAAGAGACCGCCAGAGCGGAACGCGTTACTGCTCACGGGTGTGCTGCATGTACACGGCAAAGCATGCCAGTATTACCAAAGAGCGAATACCGGACGCGCAGATTTATATCTCTTACATCGATGTGCGTGCTTACGGGAAAAACTATGAAGAGTTCTACAAGAGCACCCAGGAGAGCGGCGTCATCTACATAAGAGGTATCCCGGGAGAAATATCAAAGACAGACGAGGGCCTTCTCGTGCGCGTCGAAGATATGTTAAGCGGAGAAATGCGTGAGATCGAGGTCGACCTCGTTGTCCTTGCCACAGGAGTGAGACCGCGCAAACAGACAGAAGAACTCTGCAGGATCATGTCTGTAGAGAGGGACGAGTATGGTTTCATCAAGACCGATTCAGTGACCCCTTCGAAGACAAACGTGGAAGGTATCTTTACGTGCGGAATGGCCTCGGGCCCAAAGGATGTGCCCGACACAGTTGCATCCGGCGGAGAAGCGGCGTCGAGATGTATGGAATATATAACAAAAAGCGAACAGTTGATAGTGAATAGCGAACGGTGA